The following are encoded in a window of Candidatus Polarisedimenticolia bacterium genomic DNA:
- the glk gene encoding glucokinase: protein METPGRLILAGDIGGTTTRVALLEVQGGVPVPRAQADFPSQKFPGLEAILAEFLKDKGAQIKAACFGVAGPVRDGRVETPNIKWVVDAASVARQIGGVRVELLNDLEATAWGTLALRDEDFEVLQAGEAEPRGNRAVIAAGTGLGEALLVHDAEGYRPLASEGGHADFAPRDEVEMELLRHLTGIHGHVSYERVVSGPGLVSLYRFLKESGRGEEPEWLARKLAEEDPAAVISIAALEGTSPLCSLALDRFVSLYGAEAGNLVLKVLATGGLYLGGGIAPKILPKLRERTFIESFLAKGRYRKLLEKVPVRVILNPRTALLGAARRAARAV from the coding sequence ATGGAGACCCCTGGAAGGCTGATCCTGGCGGGCGACATCGGCGGCACCACCACCCGGGTGGCGTTGCTCGAGGTGCAGGGGGGCGTGCCGGTCCCGCGGGCGCAGGCAGATTTCCCCAGCCAGAAATTCCCCGGCCTGGAAGCGATCCTCGCCGAGTTCCTCAAAGACAAGGGCGCGCAAATCAAGGCAGCCTGCTTCGGCGTGGCGGGACCGGTCCGCGACGGGCGCGTCGAGACTCCCAATATCAAATGGGTCGTCGATGCCGCGTCGGTGGCGCGCCAGATCGGCGGCGTCCGGGTGGAACTGCTGAACGACCTGGAGGCGACGGCCTGGGGGACCCTGGCGCTGCGCGATGAGGATTTCGAGGTCCTGCAGGCGGGAGAAGCCGAGCCGCGCGGCAATCGGGCGGTCATCGCGGCCGGGACGGGGCTGGGAGAGGCGTTGCTCGTCCACGATGCGGAGGGTTACCGGCCGCTGGCCTCGGAAGGGGGCCACGCCGATTTCGCTCCGCGCGACGAGGTGGAGATGGAGCTGCTCCGGCACCTGACGGGCATCCATGGGCACGTCAGCTACGAGCGCGTCGTCTCCGGGCCGGGGCTGGTGAGCCTCTATCGCTTCCTGAAGGAATCGGGGCGAGGCGAGGAGCCGGAATGGCTGGCGCGAAAGCTTGCAGAGGAGGATCCGGCCGCGGTGATCTCCATCGCGGCGCTGGAAGGGACCTCGCCGCTCTGCTCTCTGGCGCTGGACCGCTTCGTCTCGCTGTACGGGGCGGAAGCAGGGAACCTGGTCCTGAAGGTCCTGGCGACAGGGGGCCTCTATCTGGGGGGTGGGATCGCTCCAAAGATCCTCCCGAAGCTGCGCGAGAGGACTTTCATCGAGTCGTTCCTGGCGAAGGGAAGGTACCGCAAGCTGCTGGAGAAGGTGCCGGTGCGGGTGATTCTGAACCCGCGCACCGCCCTTCTCGGCGCGGCCAGGCGCGCCGCCCGGGCCGTCTAA
- the zwf gene encoding glucose-6-phosphate dehydrogenase, with product MPRTSKPQPVPAPPVAPSTPTGRPADPCTLVICGAGGDLTKRKLVPALINLAQAGLLSKQFAIVGFSRGGRSDEDFRKELSGEIQEFATTSVDPGIWSWMLERIHYCGGDFKDASAYEKLADQLAKIEKEHETKGNILFYLATAPEFFAEIVRQLHAVGLTREESGQWRRVVVEKPFGRDLESAKALNSILKMHLEERQIYRIDHYLGKETVQNILVFRFSNGIFEPIWNRRYIDHVQITLAETVGVERRGGYYERYGAMRDMVPNHLFQLVSLTAMEPPVSFQPDAVRDEQAKVLHAIQPPTPEKVLVTTVRGQYGPGVIEGEKEPGYRTEPQVDKSSNTETFVALKLALDNWRWADVPFYIRTGKRMAKRYTEIAIQFRRAPLILFRNTPVDRLRTNRLVIRIAPDEGISLRFGAKVPGPIMNIGAVEMDFSYVDYFKTVPSTGYERLLYDGMTGDATLFQRADMLEAGWEVIQPILDVWKALPPRSFPNYAAGSMGPPEAEELMQRDGREWRPLEG from the coding sequence ATGCCGCGCACCTCGAAGCCGCAGCCCGTTCCGGCGCCTCCGGTGGCCCCCTCCACCCCCACCGGACGCCCGGCCGATCCCTGCACACTGGTGATCTGCGGCGCGGGCGGCGATCTCACCAAGCGCAAGCTGGTCCCCGCCCTGATCAACCTGGCCCAGGCGGGGCTGCTCTCCAAGCAGTTCGCGATCGTCGGCTTCTCGCGCGGCGGCCGCTCCGACGAGGATTTCCGCAAGGAACTCTCGGGAGAGATCCAGGAGTTTGCCACCACCTCTGTCGATCCCGGGATCTGGAGCTGGATGCTCGAGCGCATCCACTATTGCGGCGGCGATTTCAAGGATGCCTCCGCCTACGAGAAGCTGGCGGACCAGCTGGCGAAGATCGAGAAGGAGCACGAGACCAAGGGCAACATCCTGTTCTACCTGGCCACGGCGCCCGAGTTCTTCGCCGAGATCGTCCGGCAGCTGCACGCGGTCGGCCTGACGCGTGAGGAAAGCGGGCAGTGGCGGCGGGTGGTGGTGGAAAAACCGTTCGGGCGGGACCTCGAGTCGGCGAAGGCGCTGAACTCGATCCTGAAGATGCACCTGGAGGAGCGGCAGATCTACCGGATCGACCATTACCTGGGGAAGGAGACGGTCCAGAACATCCTGGTGTTCCGCTTCAGCAACGGGATCTTCGAGCCGATCTGGAACCGCCGCTACATCGATCACGTGCAAATCACCCTCGCCGAGACGGTCGGGGTCGAGCGGCGTGGCGGCTACTACGAGCGCTACGGCGCGATGCGCGACATGGTCCCGAACCATCTTTTCCAGCTGGTTTCGCTGACCGCCATGGAGCCGCCGGTCTCGTTTCAGCCCGACGCGGTGCGCGACGAGCAGGCCAAGGTGCTGCACGCCATCCAGCCCCCGACTCCGGAGAAGGTCCTGGTGACCACCGTGCGTGGTCAATATGGTCCCGGCGTCATCGAAGGCGAAAAGGAGCCCGGGTATCGCACGGAGCCCCAGGTGGACAAGAGCTCCAACACCGAGACCTTCGTGGCTCTGAAGCTGGCGCTGGACAACTGGCGCTGGGCCGACGTGCCCTTCTACATCCGCACCGGCAAGCGGATGGCGAAGCGCTATACCGAGATCGCCATCCAGTTCCGGCGGGCGCCGCTCATCCTGTTCCGCAACACGCCGGTGGACCGTCTGCGCACCAACCGCCTGGTCATCCGGATTGCTCCGGACGAGGGAATCTCCCTGCGCTTCGGCGCCAAGGTCCCGGGTCCGATCATGAACATCGGGGCGGTGGAGATGGACTTCAGCTACGTCGACTACTTCAAGACCGTCCCGAGCACCGGCTACGAGCGGCTGCTGTACGACGGCATGACGGGCGACGCCACGCTGTTCCAGCGGGCCGACATGCTGGAGGCGGGCTGGGAGGTGATCCAGCCGATCCTGGATGTCTGGAAGGCGCTGCCGCCCCGCTCCTTCCCCAACTACGCGGCGGGCTCCATGGGGCCGCCCGAAGCCGAAGAGCTGATGCAGCGGGACGGTCGCGAATGGAGACCCCTGGAAGGCTGA
- a CDS encoding class I fructose-bisphosphate aldolase has protein sequence MIDQIRKHLGDKSDFLLGFETPKIRRERLVLPGPDFIDRVVSQSDRNNRVLGNLERMFNHGRLAGTGYLSILPVDQGIEHSAGASFAKNPDYFDGENIVKLAIEGGCNAVASTFGVLGSVSRKYAHKIPFLVKINHNELLTLPNKFDQVLFGTVKQASDMGAAAVGATIYFGSAESDRQIVEISQAFAAAHEMGMATVLWCYLRNPGFKKDKDYHVSADLTGQANHLGVTIQADIIKQKLPENNGGYKALNAGGASYGKTDERVYTELTSDHPIDLCRYQVASCYMGRAGLINSGGASGKNDLADAVTTAVINKRAGGTGLISGRKAFQKSLKEGVQLLNLIQDVYLCEEVSVA, from the coding sequence ATGATCGACCAGATTCGCAAGCACCTGGGTGACAAGAGCGACTTCCTTCTGGGATTCGAGACGCCGAAGATCCGGCGCGAGCGGCTCGTCCTGCCGGGTCCCGACTTCATCGACCGGGTGGTTTCGCAGTCCGATCGCAACAACCGGGTGCTGGGGAACCTGGAGCGGATGTTCAACCACGGCAGGCTGGCCGGGACAGGCTACCTGTCGATCCTCCCCGTCGATCAGGGGATCGAGCATTCGGCCGGGGCGAGCTTCGCCAAAAACCCCGACTACTTCGACGGCGAGAACATCGTGAAGCTGGCGATCGAGGGAGGGTGCAACGCCGTGGCCTCGACCTTCGGCGTCCTCGGCTCCGTATCCCGCAAGTATGCCCACAAGATTCCCTTCCTGGTGAAGATCAACCACAACGAGCTGCTGACGCTGCCCAACAAGTTCGACCAGGTCCTCTTCGGGACCGTGAAGCAGGCTTCCGACATGGGGGCGGCGGCGGTGGGGGCCACGATTTATTTCGGATCGGCGGAGAGCGACCGGCAGATCGTGGAGATCAGCCAGGCCTTCGCGGCGGCGCACGAGATGGGGATGGCGACGGTCCTCTGGTGCTACCTGCGCAACCCCGGCTTCAAGAAGGACAAGGATTACCATGTGTCGGCCGACCTGACCGGCCAGGCGAACCACCTGGGGGTCACCATCCAGGCCGACATCATCAAGCAGAAGCTTCCGGAGAATAACGGCGGCTACAAGGCGCTCAATGCGGGCGGCGCCTCGTACGGGAAGACCGATGAGCGCGTCTACACCGAGCTGACGTCGGACCATCCAATCGACCTGTGCCGCTACCAGGTGGCCAGCTGCTACATGGGCCGGGCGGGGCTGATCAACAGCGGCGGCGCCTCGGGGAAGAACGACCTGGCCGATGCCGTGACCACCGCGGTGATCAACAAGCGGGCCGGCGGGACGGGCCTTATCTCCGGACGCAAGGCCTTCCAGAAATCCCTGAAGGAAGGTGTCCAGCTGCTCAACTTAATTCAAGACGTCTATCTGTGTGAGGAAGTTTCGGTGGCCTGA
- a CDS encoding cytochrome c3 family protein has protein sequence MIGALLLAAAVAGASTTNQCVLCHPDVRVLFDRSQHHAEEVTCTACHGGNAEAITVQGAHSGSFRGVPKRRDIPALCATCHSDVEKMRPYNLPTDQYALYQTSRHGQLRAQGDERVAVCIDCHGSHEILPPEDPRSSTYVRNIPATCGKCHGDAKLMASYGLQANASTEFAAGVHGKLLLEKGNLAAPDCTRCHGAHGATPPGLGDVDKICGQCHAITRTYFLQGPHKKAMDKAGLPECAACHDRHENRPADVAMLDSVCLNCHAADSAQAKLSQQMKTTYSRASEEIEQANALVQRAAAIPLYVEDYRARLEEARTALLESLPAMHSLNLASVESLTGRGRGIAREVESELNGKLQGRRWLVVGLLVFWFYLLITLALLFRFRRKAVAESSR, from the coding sequence ATGATCGGTGCGCTTCTGCTGGCCGCCGCCGTGGCCGGCGCCTCCACCACGAACCAGTGCGTCCTGTGCCACCCCGATGTCAGGGTGCTGTTCGATCGCAGCCAGCATCACGCGGAAGAGGTGACCTGCACCGCCTGCCATGGCGGCAATGCCGAGGCCATCACGGTCCAGGGAGCCCACTCCGGCAGCTTCCGCGGTGTTCCGAAGCGCCGCGACATCCCGGCGCTCTGCGCCACCTGCCACTCCGACGTCGAGAAAATGCGCCCCTACAATCTCCCCACCGATCAGTACGCCTTGTACCAGACCTCGCGTCACGGGCAGCTGCGGGCCCAGGGAGACGAGCGGGTCGCGGTGTGCATCGATTGCCATGGCTCGCACGAGATCCTGCCGCCGGAGGATCCCCGCAGCAGCACCTACGTGCGCAACATTCCGGCGACCTGCGGCAAGTGCCACGGCGACGCGAAGCTGATGGCGTCCTACGGTCTGCAGGCCAACGCTTCCACCGAGTTCGCCGCCGGGGTCCATGGCAAGCTCCTTTTGGAAAAAGGCAACCTGGCGGCGCCCGACTGCACACGCTGCCACGGAGCCCATGGAGCCACGCCCCCCGGACTGGGAGACGTCGACAAGATCTGCGGGCAGTGCCATGCCATCACCCGCACCTACTTTCTGCAGGGTCCGCACAAGAAGGCGATGGACAAGGCGGGCCTGCCGGAATGCGCCGCCTGCCACGATCGCCACGAAAACCGGCCGGCGGACGTGGCGATGCTGGACAGTGTCTGCCTCAACTGCCACGCAGCCGACTCGGCGCAGGCGAAGCTGTCGCAGCAGATGAAGACCACCTACTCGCGCGCCTCCGAGGAGATCGAGCAGGCGAATGCCCTGGTGCAGCGGGCCGCGGCCATTCCGCTCTACGTGGAGGACTACCGGGCACGGCTCGAGGAAGCCCGCACCGCCCTGCTCGAGTCGCTCCCCGCCATGCACTCCCTGAATCTGGCAAGCGTCGAGTCGCTCACCGGCCGAGGGCGCGGCATCGCCCGCGAGGTGGAATCGGAGCTCAACGGCAAGCTGCAAGGCCGCAGGTGGCTGGTGGTGGGACTCCTGGTCTTCTGGTTCTATCTGCTGATTACCCTGGCGCTGCTGTTCCGCTTCCGGCGCAAGGCGGTCGCGGAGTCGTCCCGGTGA
- a CDS encoding Rieske 2Fe-2S domain-containing protein, which produces MSAPLRDEPELATGRRTFLRWLVQGFLSLWALAAGVVGFTFLKAPEKEQRPGEGIVRGGKFSTLGVGEARFIRHGAEPLYVIRVSEEQVLALPAICTHLRCVLKWNSSRQSFDCPCHNGAFDKNGNVLSGPPTRPLAPLRVEIEADDIVIRS; this is translated from the coding sequence GTGTCCGCACCGCTGAGGGACGAGCCGGAGCTGGCAACGGGGCGGAGAACTTTTCTGCGTTGGCTGGTCCAGGGATTCCTGTCGCTGTGGGCCCTGGCGGCGGGAGTGGTCGGTTTCACGTTTCTGAAGGCGCCGGAGAAAGAGCAGCGGCCCGGCGAGGGGATCGTCCGGGGCGGCAAGTTCTCCACTCTCGGGGTCGGGGAAGCCCGCTTCATCCGCCACGGCGCCGAGCCGCTCTACGTGATTCGGGTCTCCGAGGAGCAGGTCCTGGCCCTGCCGGCCATCTGCACCCACCTGCGCTGCGTCCTCAAGTGGAACTCGTCGAGGCAGAGCTTCGACTGCCCCTGTCACAACGGGGCCTTCGACAAGAACGGCAACGTCCTGTCAGGACCGCCCACCCGTCCGCTGGCCCCCTTGCGGGTCGAGATCGAGGCGGATGACATCGTGATCCGCTCGTGA
- a CDS encoding cytochrome bc complex cytochrome b subunit → MPPDPDRQDASLRGWLEERFNLTEMFSFLTSFGLFPTELDARRPLKEAIAEALSRPFPSYARWPRVLGILSMLLFLFLGVTGVMLALYYQPTAGDAYPSVTMLVRDVSFGSFVHHVHGWAARLLILILLVRVWRFYFQGMYKGPREALWIVSTLLFLAAVAADFTGRLLPWDQHGYWQTIRGTEVLSALPVGGWVLTFFLGGASPDTLVLLRFYFLHVVALPLLLVCLFYLNFSTVRRVGLSHSAGESRSGSGIFKVHLYNLVILAALVFGCLVTLATLLPSPYLSAADPFSTPVGVRPAWYLLASHAFLESIPTLVPPWLRGLLLEAILACCVLLPFLDRTPGRTASQRRVALFLGVAVLALWLVFTWLGYRMEVGK, encoded by the coding sequence GTGCCCCCCGACCCGGACCGGCAGGACGCCTCGCTGCGCGGCTGGCTGGAAGAGCGCTTCAACCTGACGGAGATGTTCTCGTTCCTGACCAGCTTCGGGCTGTTTCCCACCGAGCTGGATGCGCGGCGGCCTCTCAAGGAGGCGATCGCCGAGGCGCTGAGCCGCCCGTTTCCTTCCTACGCCCGCTGGCCGCGGGTGCTGGGCATCCTCTCCATGCTCCTTTTCCTGTTCCTGGGAGTGACAGGCGTGATGCTGGCGCTCTACTACCAGCCCACCGCAGGGGACGCTTACCCTTCGGTCACCATGCTGGTGCGCGACGTGAGCTTCGGATCGTTCGTGCACCACGTACACGGCTGGGCGGCGAGATTGCTGATCCTCATCCTCCTGGTGCGCGTCTGGCGGTTCTATTTCCAGGGAATGTACAAGGGTCCGCGAGAGGCGCTCTGGATCGTCTCGACGCTGCTGTTTCTCGCGGCGGTTGCCGCCGATTTCACCGGGCGCCTCCTGCCGTGGGATCAGCATGGCTACTGGCAGACCATCCGCGGCACGGAGGTCCTGAGCGCCCTGCCGGTGGGAGGGTGGGTGCTCACCTTCTTCCTGGGGGGAGCCAGCCCCGACACGCTGGTGCTGCTGCGCTTCTATTTCCTGCACGTGGTAGCGCTGCCGCTGCTCCTGGTTTGCCTGTTCTATCTGAACTTCTCCACCGTGCGCCGCGTGGGGCTGTCGCACTCCGCCGGTGAGAGCCGCTCCGGCAGCGGGATCTTCAAGGTCCATCTGTACAACCTGGTGATCCTCGCCGCGCTGGTCTTCGGCTGCCTGGTGACGCTGGCCACGCTGCTGCCCTCCCCCTACCTGTCCGCGGCCGATCCCTTCAGCACCCCCGTGGGAGTACGGCCGGCCTGGTACCTGCTGGCCTCGCACGCTTTCCTGGAATCGATCCCGACCCTGGTGCCGCCCTGGCTGAGGGGACTCCTGCTCGAGGCGATTCTGGCGTGCTGCGTCCTCCTGCCTTTCCTGGATCGCACGCCGGGCCGCACCGCGTCGCAGCGCCGCGTCGCCTTGTTCCTGGGCGTCGCGGTCCTGGCCTTGTGGCTCGTCTTCACCTGGCTGGGCTACCGGATGGAGGTCGGAAAATGA
- a CDS encoding cytochrome c3 family protein codes for MSQGGKGSRLLGALAGLRVRIVGLAFAMILGIGVVAMGTAMEVSSRPAFCGSCHIMAPYYESWRHSSHKNIACVECHIPPGVTAELRKKYEALSMVARYFTGTYSTNPWTEIDDASCLRCHERRLLAGKELFGDVLFDHSAHLAGMRRGKTLRCTSCHSQIVQGSHIAVTPSTCILCHFKGQTAGAGTARCSLCHQVPDKVIHRDNLTFNHADVSRYGMQCVSCHARPAGSDGDVPKERCVTCHNEPARLAAYGDTELLHEQHVTIHKVDCLHCHLEIQHVGAPRIEAAATACATCHEQGHSPQMSLYAGLGGIGVETMPDPMFLAGVRCEGCHLQIPGHSGGTRKASEISCMSCHGPTYLRIYRLWKSTVAERTAQVDRQLAETAAAGRGPDPPALQQARINLDLVKRANGIHNIRYAYALLRQSHDDLNRARASRGQPALPEPWPAPPYESPCFSCHEGIDSQRGQIFGREFRHEPHVMKSKLHCEECHRTHEERAKDEIVRFDESGCESCHHAKAGADCLACHAQIRTRTFKVARGEFSHVFHLDEAGQTCADCHELAPGKPPRIKEDTCTGCHG; via the coding sequence GTGAGCCAGGGCGGCAAGGGCTCCCGGCTGCTCGGCGCGCTCGCCGGGCTGCGCGTCCGGATCGTGGGGCTGGCTTTCGCCATGATCCTGGGCATCGGCGTGGTGGCCATGGGAACGGCCATGGAAGTCAGCAGCCGGCCCGCCTTCTGCGGCTCGTGCCACATCATGGCGCCTTATTACGAGTCGTGGAGGCATTCCTCTCACAAGAACATCGCCTGCGTCGAATGCCACATCCCGCCGGGGGTCACCGCCGAGCTGCGCAAGAAATATGAGGCGCTGTCGATGGTGGCCCGCTACTTCACGGGAACCTACAGCACCAACCCCTGGACCGAGATCGACGACGCGTCCTGCCTGCGCTGTCACGAGCGCCGCCTGCTTGCCGGCAAGGAGCTGTTCGGCGACGTCCTGTTCGATCACTCGGCGCACCTGGCGGGAATGCGGCGGGGGAAAACGCTGCGCTGCACCTCCTGCCACTCACAGATCGTCCAGGGGAGCCACATCGCCGTCACCCCGAGCACCTGTATCCTGTGCCATTTCAAGGGGCAGACTGCCGGAGCCGGCACGGCCCGCTGCTCGCTCTGTCATCAGGTTCCCGACAAGGTGATCCACCGCGACAATCTCACCTTCAACCACGCGGACGTCAGCCGCTACGGCATGCAGTGCGTCAGCTGCCACGCGCGCCCGGCGGGAAGCGACGGCGACGTGCCGAAGGAGCGCTGCGTGACGTGCCACAACGAGCCGGCTCGCCTGGCCGCCTACGGCGACACCGAGCTGCTGCACGAGCAGCACGTGACGATCCACAAGGTGGATTGCCTGCACTGCCACCTGGAGATCCAGCACGTGGGAGCGCCGCGCATCGAAGCGGCCGCGACGGCCTGCGCCACGTGCCACGAGCAGGGTCACTCGCCGCAGATGAGTCTCTACGCCGGGCTGGGAGGCATCGGTGTGGAGACGATGCCCGATCCGATGTTCCTCGCCGGAGTCCGCTGCGAGGGATGCCACCTGCAGATCCCGGGGCACTCGGGCGGGACCCGCAAGGCCTCGGAGATCTCCTGCATGTCCTGCCACGGGCCGACGTACCTGAGAATCTACCGCCTGTGGAAGAGCACGGTGGCCGAGAGGACGGCGCAGGTCGATCGGCAGCTGGCCGAGACGGCGGCCGCCGGGCGGGGGCCCGACCCGCCGGCTCTGCAGCAGGCGCGAATCAACCTGGACCTGGTGAAGCGCGCCAACGGCATCCACAACATCAGGTACGCCTATGCTCTGCTGCGGCAATCTCACGACGATCTGAACCGCGCCCGTGCTTCCCGGGGACAACCGGCGCTTCCGGAGCCCTGGCCGGCCCCGCCGTATGAATCGCCCTGCTTCTCCTGCCACGAGGGGATCGATTCCCAGCGCGGCCAGATCTTCGGCCGGGAGTTCCGCCACGAGCCCCATGTCATGAAGTCCAAGCTCCACTGCGAGGAGTGCCACCGTACCCATGAGGAGCGGGCCAAAGACGAGATAGTCCGCTTCGACGAGTCGGGCTGCGAGAGCTGCCATCACGCCAAGGCCGGGGCTGATTGCCTGGCCTGCCATGCGCAGATTCGCACCCGGACGTTCAAAGTGGCGCGGGGAGAGTTCAGCCACGTCTTCCACCTGGACGAGGCGGGCCAGACCTGCGCGGATTGCCACGAACTGGCGCCCGGCAAGCCGCCGCGTATCAAAGAGGACACCTGCACCGGCTGCCATGGCTGA
- the rpiB gene encoding ribose 5-phosphate isomerase B, translated as MRVAIGSDHAGFQLKRLLVQWVKEAGCEVLDLGTHDETPCDYPDSAEAVALAVKDGKADRGILTCGSGVGASVAANKVPGIRAAVCHDTYSAHQGVEHDDMNVLVLGGRIIGVEPAREIVHAFLAASFSNEERHVRRLNKVKALEKRFLKEGA; from the coding sequence ATGCGCGTGGCCATCGGCTCCGATCATGCGGGATTCCAGCTGAAGCGCCTGCTCGTCCAGTGGGTGAAGGAAGCCGGATGCGAGGTCCTCGACCTGGGGACCCACGACGAGACTCCCTGCGATTACCCTGATTCCGCCGAAGCGGTGGCGCTGGCCGTGAAGGACGGCAAGGCCGACCGCGGGATCCTCACGTGCGGCAGCGGCGTCGGGGCCTCGGTTGCCGCCAACAAGGTCCCCGGCATCCGCGCGGCCGTCTGCCACGACACCTACTCCGCCCACCAGGGGGTCGAGCACGACGACATGAACGTGCTGGTGCTGGGCGGGCGCATCATCGGCGTCGAGCCGGCGCGCGAGATCGTGCATGCCTTCCTGGCCGCCTCCTTTTCCAACGAAGAGCGCCACGTCCGGCGGCTGAACAAGGTCAAGGCGCTGGAGAAGCGCTTCCTCAAGGAAGGAGCCTGA
- a CDS encoding GGDEF domain-containing protein yields MPATVLDSPRLKRDHPGLVVIQGSELGREYRLRRAQLTLGRDEQAPIRILDEKVSRRHARIELFWDPAHKLQKVVVRDLGSTNGMTVNGEPVDRAELREGDKIRLGDTILKFVLHDALDARFHREIRARIAYDQLTGLLTKESLCVAMEPEIKRCLRFKLPLAVIMMDLDHFKLVNDRLGHLMGSFVLSKVGILLREGFRTTDVSARYGGEEFLAYLSEATASEARRAAERIRCAVEEHVFTRVDENGNATTTRITLSGGIAELRRHGDTLESLVAAADEALYRAKNLGRNRICIA; encoded by the coding sequence TTGCCGGCGACCGTCCTGGACAGCCCCCGCCTGAAGCGCGACCACCCGGGTCTCGTCGTGATCCAGGGATCGGAGCTGGGACGGGAATACCGTCTGCGGCGCGCCCAATTGACTCTCGGTAGAGACGAGCAGGCGCCGATCCGGATCCTGGACGAGAAGGTCTCCCGGCGCCATGCGCGGATCGAGCTTTTCTGGGACCCCGCCCACAAGCTGCAGAAGGTGGTGGTGCGGGACCTGGGGAGCACCAACGGTATGACGGTCAACGGCGAGCCGGTGGACCGGGCCGAGCTGCGGGAAGGGGACAAGATCCGGCTGGGGGACACGATTCTGAAGTTCGTCCTCCACGACGCGCTCGACGCCCGCTTCCATCGCGAGATTCGCGCCCGAATCGCCTATGACCAGCTGACCGGATTGCTGACGAAGGAGTCGCTGTGCGTCGCGATGGAGCCGGAGATCAAGCGCTGCCTGAGGTTCAAGCTGCCGCTGGCGGTGATCATGATGGATCTCGATCACTTCAAGCTGGTGAACGACCGCTTGGGCCACCTGATGGGGAGCTTCGTGTTGAGCAAGGTGGGAATTCTCCTGCGGGAGGGGTTCCGCACCACCGACGTCTCGGCGCGCTACGGTGGGGAGGAGTTCCTCGCCTATCTCTCCGAGGCGACGGCCTCCGAAGCACGCCGCGCCGCCGAGCGCATCCGCTGCGCGGTCGAGGAGCATGTCTTCACGCGGGTGGACGAGAACGGCAACGCGACGACGACGCGCATCACTCTTTCGGGCGGAATCGCCGAGCTGCGCCGCCATGGCGACACCCTCGAGTCGCTGGTCGCCGCGGCCGACGAGGCGCTCTACCGGGCGAAAAACCTCGGGCGGAATCGCATCTGCATCGCCTGA